In a single window of the Eleginops maclovinus isolate JMC-PN-2008 ecotype Puerto Natales chromosome 6, JC_Emac_rtc_rv5, whole genome shotgun sequence genome:
- the copa gene encoding coatomer subunit alpha, whose translation MLTKFETKSARVKGLSFHPKRPWVLASLHNGVIQLWDYRMCTLIDKFDEHDGPVRGIDFHKQQPLFVSGGDDYKIKVWNYKLRRCLFTLLGHLDYIRTTFFHHEYPWILSASDDQTIRIWNWQSRTCVCVLTGHNHYVMCAQFHPSEDLVVSASLDQTVRVWDISGLRKKNLSPGAVETDVRGISGVDLFGASDAVVKHVLEGHDRGVNWAAFHPTMPLIVSGADDRQVKIWRMNESKAWELDTCRGHYNNVSCAVFHPRQELILSNSEDKSIRVWDMSKRTGVQTFRRDHDRFWVLGAHPNLNLFAAGHDSGMIVFKLERERPAYAVHGNMLYYVKDRFLRQLDFNSSKDTAVMQLRSGSKFPVFSMSYNPAENAVLLCTRATNLENSTYDLYSIPKESDSQNPDAPEGKRSSGLTAVWVARNRFAVLDRMHSLLIKNLKNEIVKKVQVPSCEEIFYAGTGSLLLRDADGVTLFDVQQKRSLATVKIAKVKYVVWSADTSHVALLAKHAIMICNRKLESLCNIHENIRVKSGAWDESGVFIYTTSNHIKYALTSGDHGIIRTLDLPIYVTRVRGNSVYCLDRECRPRVLTIDPTEYRFKLALVNRKYDEVLHMVRNAKLVGQSIIAYLQKKGYPEVALHFVKDEKTRFSLALECGNIEVALEAAKALDDRSCWERLGEAALLQGHHQVVEMCYQRTKNFDKLTFLYLITGNLAKLRKMMKIAEIRKDMSGHYQAALYLGDVSERVRILKNCGQKSLAYLTAATHGLDEEAEALKETFDPEKETVPEVDPNAQLLQPSPPINPLDTNWPLLTVSKGFFEGAIAAKGKAGQMAADVDMEAPGGEGWGDDAELQLDEDGFMDAQEGLGEEGMKEEGGGWEVEEDLDLPPELDLPAAGGGAEDGFFVPPTKGMSPTQMWCNNSQLPVDHILAGSFETAMRLLHDQVGVVSFEAYKLLFMQTLSRGRTCYLGLPSLPCLRGHPQRNWKDCGAKQGLPAVGLRLSDLIARLQQCYQLTTSGRFEEAVDRFRAILLSVPLLVVDNKQEIAEAQQLITICREYIVGLTMETERKKLPKDTLDQQKRLCEMAAYFTHCNLQPVHMVLVLRTALNLFFKLRNFKTAASFARRLLELGPKPDVAQQTRKILAACEKTLTDAHQLNYDPHNPFDLCAASFVPLYRGRPVEKCPLSGACYCPPYKGQICRVTQVTEIGKDVIGLRVSPLQFR comes from the exons ATGTTAACCAAATTCGAGACGAAGTCGGCCCGTGTCAAAG GCCTGAGTTTCCATCCTAAGAGGCCATGGGTTCTTGCAAGTTTGCACAACGGAGTCATCCAGCTGTGGGACTATCGGATGTGCACACTGATTGACAAGTTTGACGAACATGATG GCCCCGTGAGAGGAATTGATTTCCACAAACAGCAGCCTCTGTTCGTGTCTGGAGGAGATGACTACAAAATTAAG GTGTGGAACTACAAGCTGAGACGCTGCCTCTTCACTCTTCTTGGACACCTGGACTACATCAGAACCACCTTCTTCCACCAT GAGTACCCCTGGATTCTGAGCGCCTCCGATGACCAAACTATTCGCATCTGGAACTGGCAGTCCAGGACCTGCGTTTG CGTGCTGACCGGCCATAACCACTATGTGATGTGTGCCCAGTTCCACCCCTCGGAGGACCTGGTGGTGTCAGCCAGTCTTGATCAGACCGTGCGAGTGTGGGATATTTCCG GTCTGAGGAAGAAGAACCTGTCTCCAGGCGCTGTGGAGACCGACGTTCGCGGCATCTCTGGTGTCGACTTGTTCGGTGCCTCTGATGCTGTTGTCAAGCATGTCCTTGAG GGTCACGACCGTGGGGTCAACTGGGCTGCCTTCCACCCCACCATGCCCCTCATCGTGTCTGGAGCTGACGACAGGCAGGTCAAGATCTGGAGAATGAACG AGTCCAAAGCCTGGGAGCTAGATACGTGCCGCGGTCACTACAACAACGTGTCCTGCGCCGTCTTCCACCCGCGCCAGGAGCTCATCCTGTCCAACTCTGAGGACAAGAGCATCCGGGTGTGGGACATGTCCAAGAGGACCGGAGTGCAGACCTTCCGTCGGGACCACGATCGCTTCTGGGTGCTGGGGGCTCACCCCAACCTCAACCTGTTCGCTGCTG GACACGACAGCGGCATGATCGTGTTCAAGCTGGAGCGTGAGCGTCCGGCCTACGCTGTGCACGGAAACATGCTGTACTATGTGAAGGACCGCTTCCTCCGCCAGCTAGACTTCAACAGCAGCAAGGACACTGCTGTCATGCAGCTCCGCAG TGGGTCTAAGTTCCCGGTGTTCAGCATGTCTTACAACCCTGCTGAGAACGCTGTCCTGCTCTGCACT AGGGCGACCAACCTGGAGAACAGCACCTATGACCTTTACTCCATTCCCAAAGAGAGCGACTCTCAGAACCCCGATG CACCGGAGGGGAAGAGGTCCTCTGGTCTGACTGCAGTCTGGGTGGCCAGGAACAGATTCGCCGTCCTGGACCGTATGCACTCT CTGCTGATCAAGAACCTGAAGAATGAGATCGTAAAGAAAGTTCAGGTGCCGAGCTGCGAGGAAATCTTCTACGCCGGGACAGGCTCGCTGCTGCTGCGCGATGCAGACGGTGTCACGCTGTTTGACGTGCAGCAGAAACGCTCTCTGGCCACCGTTAAGATCGCCAAGGTCAAGTACGTGGTGTGGAGTGCTGACACCAGCCACGTGGCTCTGCTGGCTAAACACG ccaTCATGATCTGCAACCGTAAGCTGGAGAGTCTGTGCAACATTCACGAGAACATCCGAGTGAAGAGTGGAGCCTGGGACGAGAGTGGAGTCTTCATCTACACCACCTCCAACCACATCAAATACGCACTCACCTCTGG GGATCATGGCATCATCAGGACTCTGGATCTGCCCATCTATGTGACCCGAGTGAGAGGAAACAGCGTTTACTGCCTGGACAGGGAGTGCAGGCCCCGCGTCCTCACCATCGACCCCACAGAGTACCGCTTCAAACTCGCCCTGGTCAACCGCAAATATGATGAG GTGCTCCACATGGTGCGTAACGCCAAGCTGGTGGGTCAGTCCATCATTGCCTACCTGCAGAAGAAGGGCTACCCTGAGGTGGCTCTGCACTTTGTCAAAGATGAGAAGACGCGCTTCAGCCTGGCTCTGGAGTGTGGAAACATCGAG GTGGCTCTGGAGGCAGCGAAGGCCCTGGATGATCGCAGCTGCTGGGAGCGTCTGGGTGAAGCGGCGCTGCTGCAGGGTCACCACCAGGTCGTGGAAATGTGCTACCAGAGGACCAAGAACTTCGACAAGCTCACCTTCCTCTATCTCATCACCGGAAACCTGGCCAAGCTGCGCAAGATGATGAAGATCG CTGAGATCAGGAAGGACATGAGCGGTCACTACCAGGCAGCGCTGTACCTGGGTGATGTGAGTGAGAGGGTCCGCATCCTGAAGAACTGTGGACAGA AGTCTCTGGCTTACCTGACCGCTGCCACTCACGGGCTGGATGAAGAGGCGGAGGCGCTGAAGGAGACCTTTGACCCAGAGAAGGAGACG GTGCCAGAAGTTGATCCTAATGCTCAACTGCTGCAGCCTTCTCCACCCATCAACCCTCTGGACACCAACTGGCCTCTGCTCACTGTTTCCAAGGGCTTCTTTGAGGGTGCCATTGCAGCTAAGG GGAAGGCAGGTCAGATGGCGGCTGATGTGGACATGGAGGCCCCCGGAGGCGAGGGATGGGGAGACGATGCTGAGCTTCAGCTGGATGAAG atgGCTTCATGGATGCCCAGGAAGGATTAGGAGAAGAAGGTatgaaagaggaaggaggaggctGGGAGGTAGAGGAAGACCTGGACCTGCCTCCAGAGCTG GACCTGCcggctgcaggtggaggagcagAAGATGGATTCTTCGTCCCACCGACAAAGGGCATGAGTCCCACACAGATGTGGTGCAACAACTCCCAGCTGCCAGTGGACCACATCCTGGCCGGCTCTTTCGAAACTGCTATGAGA TTGCTCCACGACCAGGTAGGAGTTGTGAGCTTTGAGGCCTACAAGCTGCTGTTCATGCAGACGCTGTCCCGAGGCCGCACCTGTTACCTGGGGCTGCCCTCACTGCCCTGCCTGCGTGGACATCCTCAGAGAAACTGGAAG GACTGTGGGGCAAAGCAAGGCCTGCCCGCTGTGGGCCTGCGCCTCTCTGACCTCATCGCCCGCCTGCAGCAGTGCTACCAGCTGACCACGTCCGGGCGCTTTGAGGAGGCTGTGGATCGCTTCAGAGCCATCCTTCTGTCCGTACCTCTGCTGGTGGTTGATAACAAGCAGGAGATTGCAGAG gctcAGCAGCTGATCACAATTTGCAGAGAGTACATCGTGGGTCTGACCATGGAGACCGAGAGGAAGAAGTTGCCTAAAGACACCTTGGATCAGCAGAAGAGGCTCTGTGAG ATGGCTGCTTATTTCACACACTGTAATCTCCAGCCAGTGCACATGGTGCTGGTGTTGCGCACAGCTCTGAACCTCTTCTTCAAGCTGCGTAACTTCAAGACGGCTGCCAGCTTTGCTCGACGCCTGCTCGAGCTGGGGCCCAAGCCAGATGTTGCGCAGCAG ACCCGCAAGATTTTGGCAGCCTGTGAGAAGACCCTCACAGACGCCCACCAGTTGAACTACGACCCCCACAATCCATTCGACCTGTGCGCTGCATCTTTCGTCCCGCTGTACCGCGGACGTCCCGTTGAGAAGTGTCCTCTGTCAGGAGCATGCTACTGCCCCCCGTACAAAGGCCAGATCTGCAGGGTCACTCAG GTGACCGAGATTGGTAAGGATGTGATCGGTCTGCGTGTGAGTCCTCTTCAGTTCCGTTGA
- the pex19 gene encoding peroxisomal biogenesis factor 19, with the protein MASGTGEQSSGHDAELDELLDSALDDFDKTAAPPAPEPAAASSSASGPEKPPMLEDCKLFETLFEGDMASQAKEEWEKAMTELASEEPELLQHFNKLSEAAGKVGTDTASQQEFTSCLKETLRGLAKNADNLQTSGLAGDDLVKALEGLGLEEGGEGGGDDGNILPIMQTIMQNLLSKEVLYPSLKEITAKYPEWLDANKPSLSPEDYQRYEQQAKIMGEICLQFEKEESGASDKEGTFEGIMDLMQKLQDLGQPPKELAGDAPPGFNFDMESLNLPGVSGAGAAEQCSIM; encoded by the exons ATGGCGTCAGGAACAGGAGAGCAGTCCTCTGGACACGATGCAGAATTGGACGAATTATTGGACA gTGCTTTGGATGACTTTGACAAGACCGCCGCCCCTCCAGCCCCtgaacctgctgctgcttcatcCTCAGCCAGTGGTCCAGAGAAG CCACCTATGCTCGAAGACTGCAAGCTCTTCGAGACTCTCTTTGAGGGGGACATGGCTTCCCAAGCAAAAGAGGAGTGGGAGAAGGCCATGACAGAGCTGGCCAGTGAGGAGccagagttgctgcagcactttAATAAACTGTCAGAAGCAGCCGGCAAAGTTG GCACTGACACCGCCTCCCAACAAGaattcacttcctgtcttaaAGAAACCCTTCGTGGCCTGGCCAAAAATGCAGATAACCTGCAG ACATCCGGACTAGCAGGAGACGACCTTGTTAAGGCGCTTGAAGGCCTGGGATTGGAAGAGGGTGGAGAAGGAGGCGGTGACGACGGAAACATCCTGCCCATCATGCAGACCATCATGCAGAATCTGCTCTCTAAGGAAGTGCTTTATCCGTCTCTCAAAGAGATCACTGCTAAG TACCCAGAATGGTTGGACGCCAACAAGCCAAGCCTCAGCCCGGAGGACTACCAGCGCTATGAGCAGCAGGCCAAAATCATGGGTGAGATCTGTCTTCAATTCGAGAAGGAGGAGAGCGGGGCATCAGATAAAGAAGGCACGTTTGAGGGCATCATGGACCTCATGCAAAAG CTGCAGGACCTGGGCCAACCACCCAAAGAGCTGGCAGGTGATGCG CCTCCAGGCTTTAACTTTGACATGGAGTCCCTCAATCTCCCAGGAGTCTCTGGAGCTGGGGCGGCAGAGCAGTGCTCCATCATGTGA